A single Lactuca sativa cultivar Salinas chromosome 8, Lsat_Salinas_v11, whole genome shotgun sequence DNA region contains:
- the LOC122195621 gene encoding cell number regulator 10, giving the protein MSSMNQSSYQKILATVPSNEEGLLAAVGQDTDASAQWSSGLCNCCSDAPLCCITCWCPCITFGRIAEAVDDGKTSCIASGGIHALLTYMTGCGWIYSLAYRYKIREQYMLGSSPFQDCLAHFCCERCALCQEYRELQLRDSTLSSTGEKKPGVEVVPVPPTQMTR; this is encoded by the exons ATGTCTTCAATGAATCAATCTAGTTACCAAAAAATTCTAGCTACCGTTCCTTCTAATGAAGAGGGCCTACTTGCAGCGGTGGGTCAGGATACCGATGCCTCGGCACAATGGTCCTCCGGTCTCTGTAATTGTTGCTCCGACGCCCCActtt GTTGCATAACATGTTGGTGCCCTTGCATCACTTTTGGACGAATTGCCGAGGCAGTCGATGATGGAAAGACTT CTTGCATTGCTAGTGGCGGGATTCATGCACTTTTGACTTATATGACCGGATGCGGGTGGATATACTCCTTAGCATATCGTTACAAGATTAGGGAGCAATACATGTTGGGTAGTAGCCCTTTCCAAGACTGTTTGGCTCATTTTTGTTGCGAGAGATGTGCACTATGTCAAGAGTATCGTGAACTTCAACTACGTGATTCTACCTTGTCTTCAACTG gAGAGAAGAAACCTGGAGTGGAGGTTGTGCCGGTGCCCCCCACACAAATGACACGATGA